One genomic region from Nymphaea colorata isolate Beijing-Zhang1983 chromosome 10, ASM883128v2, whole genome shotgun sequence encodes:
- the LOC116262191 gene encoding 2-hydroxyisoflavanone dehydratase-like, translated as MDPSQELDQEVPEYLRIYKDGRVERLKGNERVPPSNDHHATGVSSKDVLINPATGLSACIYLPPLSGNHRSPLLVYFHGGGFCIESAFSPLYHNYINSLVTESGAVAVSIEYRLAPEHPVPTSHHDCWEAFQWVVSQTGPGAEPWIADHADLGRVVVAGDSAGGNLAYHVAMRAGGASAALGSGQALEDPVKLQGVILVHPFFWSSARLSCKTSEVVALIHAFWKAACPANIGDDDPILNPLAVGSPLLSRLGCQSALVAIAGKDGMRDRDWWFYEALTGSGWKGEAEVDEVEGEEHVFHLFNPEKEKARLLLKLFASFINRAG; from the coding sequence ATGGATCCCTCCCAAGAGTTGGACCAGGAGGTTCCTGAATATCTCCGTATCTACAAAGATGGCCGCGTAGAGAGGCTGAAGGGCAACGAGAGGGTCCCTCCCTCCAACGACCATCATGCCACCGGCGTCTCCTCTAAGGACGTCCTCATCAACCCCGCAACCGGCCTCTCCGCCTGCATTTACCTCCCCCCACTTTCCGGCAACCACCGCAGTCCACTCTTAGTCTACTTTCATGGTGGTGGCTTCTGCATCGAGTCTGCCTTCTCCCCTCTCTACCACAACTACATCAACTCCCTTGTCACCGAGTCTGGTGCCGTTGCCGTCTCCATCGAGTACCGCCTGGCTCCGGAGCATCCCGTCCCCACCTCCCACCACGACTGTTGGGAAGCCTTCCAGTGGGTGGTGTCCCAAACAGGGCCTGGTGCTGAGCCGTGGATCGCTGATCATGCCGACTTGGGCCGCGTCGTGGTTGCTGGAGACAGCGCCGGCGGCAACCTCGCCTACCATGTGGCCATGCGTGCCGGCGGCGCCTCTGCAGCTCTTGGATCTGGtcaagcccttgaagatccggTAAAGCTTCAAGGAGTCATTTTGGTGCACCCTTTCTTCTGGTCCTCTGCTCGCCTCAGTTGCAAGACATCAGAGGTTGTGGCGCTCATACATGCGTTTTGGAAGGCGGCATGCCCTGCAAACATCGGAGATGACGACCCAATCCTTAACCCGCTGGCGGTCGGTTCGCCACTGCTCTCTCGGCTGGGGTGCCAGTCCGCGTTGGTAGCCATCGCTGGGAAGGACGGCATGCGGGACCGCGACTGGTGGTTCTACGAGGCCTTGACCGGCAGTGGGTGGAAGGGGGAGGCAGAGGTGGACGAGGTGGAGGGGGAGGAACACGTCTTCCACCTCTTCAATCCGGAGAAGGAGAAGGCGAGGTTGCTGCTAAAGCTATTTGCTTCATTCATCAACCGTGCAGGTTGA